Proteins encoded together in one Hylaeus volcanicus isolate JK05 chromosome 3, UHH_iyHylVolc1.0_haploid, whole genome shotgun sequence window:
- the LOC128874008 gene encoding band 7 protein AGAP004871-like isoform X3, whose product MVHYGCAKTDSGGVECFVEFKESRVASSQMPRDHKVGAMTKLVEVLATIGSVLLVLVTFPFSLCFTFKVVQEYERAVVFRMGRLKEGAYGPGTFFVMPCVDSCVRVDLRTVSFDVPPQEVLTKDSVTVSVDAVVYYRIKEPLNAVVKIANYSHSTRLLAASTLRTVLGTRSLAEILSERENISHTMQTSLDEATDPWGVKVERVEIKDVRLPVQLQRAMATEAEATREARAKVIAAEGEMLASRALKEASDVISMSPAALQQLRYLQTLSNISAEKNSTIIFPLPVELLTPFLNGGFRGNVNQNAEQGDAKSVKVQCDVHSNLDNLRVMTQ is encoded by the exons AGGAATCCAGGGTGGCCAGCTCCCAGATGCCGAGGGATCACAAGGTGGGCGCGATGACGAAGCTGGTGGAGGTCCTCGCTACCATCGGGTCCGTTCTGTTGGTGCTTGTCACGTTTCCGTTCTCTTTGTGCTTCACGTTCAAGGTCGTGCAGGAGTACGAGAGGGCTGTGGTCTTCAGGATGGGACGCTTGAAGGAGGGAGCTTATGGACCAG GAACGTTCTTCGTGATGCCCTGCGTGGACAGTTGCGTCCGTGTGGATTTGAGGACGGTATCCTTCGACGTCCCTCCCCAGGAAGTCCTCACCAAGGACTCCGTGACAGTGAGCGTCGATGCGGTGGTCTACTACCGCATAAAGGAGCCCCTGAACGCCGTCGTCAAGATAGCAAATTACAG TCACTCGACTCGACTGCTGGCTGCCAGCACGCTGAGAACAGTCCTCGGGACGAGGAGTTTGGCCGAGATCCTGTCAGAGCGGGAGAACATCTCGCACACCATGCAGACGTCTTTGGACGAGGCCACGGATCCTTGGGGTGTTAAGGTTGAACGCGTCGAAAT AAAGGACGTTCGACTTCCGGTGCAGCTGCAACGAGCCATGGCCACGGAGGCGGAAGCTACACGGGAGGCACGAGCAAAAGTGATTGCGGCGGAAGGAGAGATGTTGGCTTCCCGTGCTCTGAAAGAGGCCAGCGACGTCATTTCCATGAGTCCAGCAGCCCTTCAG CAGCTTAGATACCTGCAGACGCTGAGCAACATATCCGCGGAGAAGAACTCGACCATCATCTTTCCGCTGCCTGTGGAACTGCTAACGCCGTTCCTCAACGGCGGTTTCCGGGGGAACGTCAATCAGAACGCGGAGCAGGGGGACGCAAAGTCGGTTAAAGTTCAGTGCGACGTTCACTCGAACCTCGACAATCTTCGGGTGATGACACAGTAA
- the LOC128874008 gene encoding band 7 protein AGAP004871-like isoform X4, whose translation MPRDHKVGAMTKLVEVLATIGSVLLVLVTFPFSLCFTFKVVQEYERAVVFRMGRLKEGAYGPGTFFVMPCVDSCVRVDLRTVSFDVPPQEVLTKDSVTVSVDAVVYYRIKEPLNAVVKIANYSHSTRLLAASTLRTVLGTRSLAEILSERENISHTMQTSLDEATDPWGVKVERVEIKDVRLPVQLQRAMATEAEATREARAKVIAAEGEMLASRALKEASDVISMSPAALQQLRYLQTLSNISAEKNSTIIFPLPVELLTPFLNGGFRGNVNQNAEQGDAKSVKVQCDVHSNLDNLRVMTQ comes from the exons ATGCCGAGGGATCACAAGGTGGGCGCGATGACGAAGCTGGTGGAGGTCCTCGCTACCATCGGGTCCGTTCTGTTGGTGCTTGTCACGTTTCCGTTCTCTTTGTGCTTCACGTTCAAGGTCGTGCAGGAGTACGAGAGGGCTGTGGTCTTCAGGATGGGACGCTTGAAGGAGGGAGCTTATGGACCAG GAACGTTCTTCGTGATGCCCTGCGTGGACAGTTGCGTCCGTGTGGATTTGAGGACGGTATCCTTCGACGTCCCTCCCCAGGAAGTCCTCACCAAGGACTCCGTGACAGTGAGCGTCGATGCGGTGGTCTACTACCGCATAAAGGAGCCCCTGAACGCCGTCGTCAAGATAGCAAATTACAG TCACTCGACTCGACTGCTGGCTGCCAGCACGCTGAGAACAGTCCTCGGGACGAGGAGTTTGGCCGAGATCCTGTCAGAGCGGGAGAACATCTCGCACACCATGCAGACGTCTTTGGACGAGGCCACGGATCCTTGGGGTGTTAAGGTTGAACGCGTCGAAAT AAAGGACGTTCGACTTCCGGTGCAGCTGCAACGAGCCATGGCCACGGAGGCGGAAGCTACACGGGAGGCACGAGCAAAAGTGATTGCGGCGGAAGGAGAGATGTTGGCTTCCCGTGCTCTGAAAGAGGCCAGCGACGTCATTTCCATGAGTCCAGCAGCCCTTCAG CAGCTTAGATACCTGCAGACGCTGAGCAACATATCCGCGGAGAAGAACTCGACCATCATCTTTCCGCTGCCTGTGGAACTGCTAACGCCGTTCCTCAACGGCGGTTTCCGGGGGAACGTCAATCAGAACGCGGAGCAGGGGGACGCAAAGTCGGTTAAAGTTCAGTGCGACGTTCACTCGAACCTCGACAATCTTCGGGTGATGACACAGTAA